A window from Sphingobacterium hotanense encodes these proteins:
- a CDS encoding heavy metal translocating P-type ATPase: MDVRNELKLDTNCYHCGDTIEDTSYILDKHSFCCLGCQTVYQILNENNLASYYRYNTHPGKSQKAQKEDLAYLDEPNIIAKLVDYQDDNMAIITFYVPAIHCSSCIWLLENLYKLNPGVKTSQVDFMKKQASITFFKNEISLRDLVELLHQIGYDPKITLQDVIKESKKVNQNKLIAKITVAGFCFGNSMMISFPEYFGMAEFERQYTSFFGYMNLAFGLPVLLFSASDYFKSAWYSLKQKRLNLDVPLALGIFVLFFRSAFEIISQTGAGFMDTLCSLVFFILIGKWVQQRTYYHISFERDYRSYFPVAVTVIENEINKPTQIADLKVGDRIMVRNNEIIPADAILLKGNAAVDFSFVTGESKPVEKVLGEVVYAGGRQIGEAIELEVVKAVSQSYLTKLWNNESFKQVEKKFETFIGYISKYFTIGLLLIAFSAAAYWGITGNAEKAWAAFTAVLIIACPCALALSSPFTLSAALSIFDKNKLYIKNTAAIEQMAAIDTVVFDKTGTISSPNVSSMYFEGELTAQERSLLFSICRNSNHPLSREIIKWLGEVPVLPISNYVETVGKGQAAVYQDWEMKVGSASFVGTETKDFEGSVVYISVNGQIKGLFTLEQSWREGLTDVINQLKGNHYQLHLISGDNERRADALKLIFPTQASLLFNQTPSDKLNKIEHWQKENHKVCMLGDGLNDAGALRKADLGIAVSDDINNFSPGCDAILDGASFSKLPKFFKFSKDAVKVIKMSFMISLAYNTIGLSFAVQGTMSPLFAAILMPISTVTIISFTSLMTRAYAKRRKLI; this comes from the coding sequence ATGGATGTAAGGAATGAATTAAAGCTGGATACCAATTGTTACCACTGTGGTGACACAATTGAAGATACTTCCTATATTTTAGATAAACATAGCTTCTGCTGCTTGGGCTGCCAAACAGTCTACCAAATCCTTAATGAAAACAACTTAGCAAGCTATTACCGCTATAATACCCATCCGGGAAAATCGCAGAAAGCGCAAAAAGAAGATTTAGCCTATCTCGATGAGCCAAATATTATCGCCAAGTTAGTAGACTATCAAGACGACAATATGGCGATTATCACGTTCTACGTGCCGGCAATACACTGTTCTTCTTGTATTTGGTTGCTAGAAAATCTTTATAAGTTAAACCCGGGAGTTAAGACATCCCAAGTTGACTTTATGAAGAAGCAAGCGAGTATAACTTTCTTCAAAAATGAAATTTCACTTCGCGATTTAGTAGAATTATTACATCAAATAGGCTACGACCCGAAAATTACACTGCAAGATGTAATCAAGGAAAGCAAAAAAGTAAATCAGAATAAACTGATCGCCAAGATTACAGTTGCAGGATTCTGTTTCGGTAACTCCATGATGATCTCCTTTCCGGAGTATTTCGGAATGGCAGAATTCGAACGCCAATATACCAGTTTCTTTGGCTATATGAATCTCGCGTTCGGACTGCCGGTGCTATTATTTAGTGCCTCTGACTACTTCAAGTCCGCTTGGTATAGTCTCAAACAAAAACGTCTGAACTTAGATGTGCCTTTGGCTCTAGGTATTTTCGTTTTGTTCTTCCGCTCGGCATTTGAAATTATTTCGCAAACCGGAGCTGGCTTCATGGATACCCTCTGTAGTTTGGTATTCTTTATCCTGATTGGTAAATGGGTGCAACAGCGTACCTACTATCATATATCCTTCGAACGCGACTACCGTTCTTATTTTCCGGTCGCAGTGACGGTTATTGAAAATGAAATCAATAAACCGACGCAGATTGCAGACTTGAAAGTAGGGGATCGCATCATGGTGCGCAATAACGAGATAATCCCTGCCGACGCCATTCTACTAAAAGGGAATGCTGCGGTGGATTTCAGTTTTGTAACCGGCGAGAGCAAACCGGTAGAAAAGGTGCTAGGTGAGGTCGTGTATGCCGGAGGTAGACAGATCGGTGAAGCGATTGAACTGGAAGTCGTAAAGGCAGTATCGCAAAGTTACCTTACGAAGTTATGGAACAATGAAAGTTTTAAGCAAGTAGAAAAGAAATTTGAAACCTTCATTGGATACATCAGTAAATACTTTACTATCGGATTGCTATTGATCGCATTTTCAGCGGCAGCATATTGGGGAATTACAGGAAATGCCGAGAAAGCATGGGCAGCATTTACTGCAGTATTGATTATTGCCTGTCCTTGTGCATTAGCCTTAAGTTCGCCTTTTACGCTTTCTGCCGCGCTCAGTATATTCGATAAGAACAAACTATACATCAAAAATACTGCTGCAATCGAGCAGATGGCGGCGATTGATACCGTTGTTTTTGACAAGACCGGAACAATTTCTTCACCCAACGTATCGAGCATGTATTTCGAAGGCGAGTTGACGGCACAGGAAAGAAGCCTGTTATTCTCAATTTGTCGTAACTCCAACCACCCTTTAAGCAGAGAGATTATTAAGTGGCTGGGCGAAGTTCCTGTACTACCGATTTCAAATTATGTCGAAACAGTGGGAAAAGGACAAGCGGCAGTATATCAAGATTGGGAAATGAAAGTCGGCTCGGCAAGTTTCGTCGGAACCGAGACAAAAGATTTCGAAGGCTCGGTTGTTTACATCAGCGTAAATGGTCAGATTAAAGGTTTATTTACCCTAGAGCAATCTTGGCGCGAAGGTTTGACTGATGTTATAAATCAACTCAAAGGCAATCATTATCAGTTGCATCTGATATCAGGGGATAATGAGCGCCGTGCAGATGCCCTAAAGCTTATTTTCCCAACACAAGCCAGCTTGTTGTTCAATCAAACTCCTTCGGATAAATTGAACAAGATCGAGCATTGGCAAAAAGAAAACCATAAGGTCTGCATGTTGGGCGATGGATTGAACGATGCTGGAGCGTTAAGAAAGGCTGACTTAGGAATTGCCGTGTCCGACGATATCAATAACTTCTCACCAGGTTGTGATGCTATTTTGGACGGTGCATCGTTCAGTAAGCTCCCTAAGTTCTTTAAGTTTAGTAAAGATGCCGTAAAGGTGATCAAAATGAGTTTTATGATCTCGCTGGCATACAATACGATCGGTTTGAGCTTTGCTGTACAGGGAACAATGTCTCCTCTATTTGCAGCGATACTGATGCCGATAAGTACAGTGACGATCATCTCGTTTACTAGTTTGATGACACGTGCATATGCAAAACGTAGAAAATTAATTTAA
- the ccoS gene encoding cbb3-type cytochrome oxidase assembly protein CcoS gives MNIIFMLIGCSVIIALFFLGAFFWAAKNGQHEDTYTPSVRILFDDEPADNDTEMTEKKA, from the coding sequence ATGAACATCATATTTATGCTGATCGGTTGTAGTGTTATTATTGCGTTGTTCTTTCTGGGCGCTTTCTTTTGGGCGGCTAAAAACGGACAACACGAGGATACTTATACCCCTTCTGTTCGCATTCTATTCGATGACGAACCAGCAGATAACGACACTGAAATGACAGAAAAAAAGGCTTAA
- a CDS encoding efflux RND transporter periplasmic adaptor subunit, translating to MKNNRMLLPVLGWALLAASCTANSNEKVSTAQPKVVPVTNLIQMDTVIYKEYIADIQSQRNVELRSRLTGFLNKIYVDEGAHVRKGQVLFSLNDEEYKADFAQAQAAVNSAEAEVKKVELEMERTKKLVDKNIVSGTEYELLRVQLRAAHAKAREAEAVLNQNRTRLANTQIRAPFDGRIDRILLKEGSLLNEGALITSISDLNNVNVYFDISEPEYLAIVTDPEAKGQKFSKEVQLILANGQLYPHRGLAEIVESEFEASTGSISLRAKFPNPNGILKHGATGRIGVPTQTGNLTMVHQKSVVEIQDKAYVYTLKGDTVKMTPFQNGQRVGHYYVVENGLPKDSKIVFEGVNSLRDGMIVKPKMVNN from the coding sequence ATGAAAAATAATCGTATGCTACTGCCTGTCTTAGGCTGGGCATTGCTCGCCGCATCTTGTACGGCAAACAGTAATGAAAAAGTATCTACCGCACAACCAAAGGTAGTTCCCGTTACGAATCTAATCCAAATGGATACCGTTATTTACAAGGAATATATTGCGGACATTCAGTCCCAAAGAAACGTCGAACTCCGTTCGCGCCTTACGGGATTTTTAAATAAAATATATGTCGATGAGGGTGCACATGTTCGAAAAGGGCAGGTGTTGTTCTCATTAAACGATGAAGAGTATAAAGCTGATTTTGCACAAGCTCAAGCCGCTGTAAATAGTGCAGAGGCAGAAGTGAAAAAAGTGGAGCTGGAGATGGAGCGAACTAAGAAACTAGTAGACAAAAATATCGTCAGCGGAACAGAATATGAACTCTTGCGCGTACAGTTGCGTGCGGCTCATGCGAAAGCTAGAGAGGCGGAAGCAGTGTTGAATCAAAACCGTACTCGATTAGCAAATACTCAAATCCGCGCTCCTTTTGATGGAAGGATAGACCGTATTCTTCTAAAAGAAGGCTCTTTATTAAATGAAGGAGCACTCATCACGTCGATCTCGGATTTGAATAACGTCAATGTTTATTTTGACATCTCAGAACCTGAGTATTTAGCGATCGTGACGGATCCTGAAGCAAAAGGGCAGAAATTCAGCAAAGAAGTACAATTGATCTTGGCCAACGGACAGTTATACCCACACCGCGGACTAGCGGAGATTGTAGAGTCAGAATTTGAAGCGAGTACAGGCTCGATTTCCCTCCGCGCTAAATTCCCCAATCCGAATGGAATCTTAAAACACGGTGCTACTGGCCGAATCGGTGTCCCAACACAGACAGGGAACCTCACAATGGTTCATCAGAAATCGGTCGTGGAGATTCAGGATAAAGCTTATGTCTATACCTTAAAAGGAGATACCGTAAAAATGACGCCTTTCCAGAATGGACAACGTGTCGGACATTACTATGTAGTGGAAAATGGTTTGCCGAAGGATTCGAAAATTGTATTCGAAGGGGTAAACTCACTACGTGATGGAATGATCGTGAAACCAAAAATGGTAAATAACTAA